A genome region from Flavobacterium sp. CFS9 includes the following:
- the panB gene encoding 3-methyl-2-oxobutanoate hydroxymethyltransferase, with amino-acid sequence MSVAKKDYKKITTKSLIEMKSNGEKISMLTAYDFTMAKIVDTAGIDVILVGDSASNVMAGHETTLPITLDQMIYHASSVVRAVDRALVVVDLPFGSYQSDPKEALRSAIRIMKESGGHAVKLEGGKEIKESIKKILNAGIPVMGHLGLTPQSIYKFGTYSVRAKEDEEAEKLIEDAKLLEKIGCFGIVLEKIPAHLAEQVAKSISIPVIGIGAGGGVDGQVLVIHDMLGMNNEFSPRFLRRYLNLYEEMTQAISQYAADVKSKDFPNSGEQY; translated from the coding sequence ATGTCAGTAGCAAAAAAAGATTATAAAAAAATCACCACAAAGTCATTAATCGAAATGAAAAGCAATGGAGAAAAAATCTCAATGCTTACAGCTTACGATTTTACAATGGCAAAAATTGTTGATACCGCAGGAATCGATGTCATTCTGGTAGGCGACTCTGCATCAAACGTTATGGCAGGTCACGAAACGACATTGCCTATTACTTTAGATCAAATGATTTACCATGCCTCGTCTGTAGTTCGCGCTGTAGACAGAGCCTTAGTAGTGGTGGATTTACCTTTCGGAAGTTACCAGTCAGATCCAAAAGAAGCTTTGCGTTCTGCGATCAGAATCATGAAAGAAAGCGGCGGACATGCTGTAAAACTTGAAGGAGGAAAAGAAATTAAAGAATCTATCAAAAAAATATTAAACGCAGGAATTCCGGTAATGGGGCATTTAGGTTTAACACCTCAATCGATCTATAAATTCGGAACCTACAGCGTTCGCGCAAAAGAAGATGAAGAAGCTGAAAAATTAATTGAAGATGCTAAACTTCTGGAAAAAATTGGTTGTTTTGGTATTGTTTTAGAAAAAATACCGGCACATTTAGCCGAACAGGTAGCCAAAAGCATTTCTATTCCGGTAATCGGAATCGGAGCCGGTGGCGGTGTAGACGGACAAGTTCTGGTAATTCATGATATGTTAGGAATGAACAATGAATTCAGTCCTCGTTTCTTACGTCGTTATTTAAACTTATACGAAGAAATGACACAAGCCATCAGTCAATATGCTGCCGATGTAAAATCAAAGGATTTTCCAAATTCAGGGGAACAATATTAA
- a CDS encoding four helix bundle protein: MHQFKELLIWKKSRLFCSKIYNATANFPSEEKFGITNQLRRASVSIASNIAEGSSRNSNKEFAQFLEIAIGSAYEVETQLLISSDLGFINEEDITELIPLLEEIIKMTSRFRTTLL; this comes from the coding sequence ATGCATCAATTTAAAGAACTTCTAATATGGAAGAAAAGCAGGCTCTTCTGTTCAAAAATTTATAATGCAACTGCTAATTTTCCAAGTGAAGAGAAATTTGGGATAACAAATCAATTACGAAGGGCTTCTGTTTCGATTGCTTCAAATATAGCTGAAGGTTCTTCAAGAAATTCCAATAAAGAATTCGCACAATTTTTAGAAATCGCAATTGGTTCAGCATACGAAGTAGAAACACAACTTCTTATTTCATCCGATTTAGGTTTTATAAATGAAGAAGACATAACTGAATTAATCCCACTTTTAGAAGAAATAATTAAAATGACATCAAGATTCAGGACAACCTTATTGTGA
- a CDS encoding RluA family pseudouridine synthase, giving the protein MKIVSNKNNLQILHEDNHIIVVNKRVGDIVQGDKTGDKPLSDIVKEYIKDKYNKPGDVFLGVIHRLDRPTTGIVVFARTSKALSRMNEMFSNRETQKTYWAVVKNKPQQSSAKLVHYLKRNEKNNTSKAHLKEVPDSKLASLDYTVFKELQNYVALEINLHTGRHHQIRAQLAAIGSPIKGDLKYGFDRSNPDGGIHLHARKLVFIHPVSKENITIIAPVPDETIWNAI; this is encoded by the coding sequence ATGAAAATCGTTTCTAATAAAAACAACCTCCAAATCCTTCACGAAGACAATCACATCATTGTGGTCAACAAACGTGTGGGTGATATTGTACAAGGAGATAAAACAGGGGATAAACCTTTATCTGATATTGTAAAAGAATATATTAAGGACAAATACAATAAACCCGGAGACGTTTTTCTGGGGGTGATTCATCGTCTGGACAGGCCTACAACGGGAATTGTTGTTTTTGCCAGAACCAGTAAAGCATTGTCACGTATGAACGAAATGTTCAGTAATCGTGAAACTCAAAAGACGTATTGGGCTGTTGTTAAAAATAAACCGCAGCAAAGCTCTGCGAAACTCGTTCATTATCTCAAAAGAAATGAGAAAAACAATACTTCAAAAGCACATTTAAAGGAAGTTCCGGACAGTAAACTGGCCAGTCTGGATTATACTGTTTTCAAAGAGCTTCAAAATTATGTGGCACTTGAAATCAATTTACATACCGGCCGTCATCATCAGATTCGTGCCCAGTTGGCTGCGATTGGCTCTCCTATAAAAGGTGATTTAAAATATGGTTTTGATCGAAGTAATCCTGACGGAGGAATACATCTTCATGCCCGAAAATTAGTTTTTATACATCCCGTTTCTAAAGAAAATATCACGATAATCGCTCCTGTTCCCGACGAGACCATTTGGAATGCGATATGA
- a CDS encoding aldehyde dehydrogenase, which produces MDYKNNIAYRKETLKKLLYNIQKSEDLIVKALYDDFKKPEFEAVLTETNYVISDLKDTIKNINKWAKPKRVLPSLLNFPSTDYIFKEPYGNVLVIAPWNYPFQLALCPLISAVAAGNRVVLKPSELTPHTSAVIAKIIEKTFHVKHVEVIEGGVEVSNKLLAQRWDYIFFTGSVAVGKIVAKAAAENLTPVTLELGGKNPCIIDETANLKLAAKRIVWGKFMNAGQTCIAPDYILVQKNMKVNFISFLIEEILKAYGKKIDKSPDFARIINTKNWVRLDSMIEREKVIFGGETAAEKNYISPTLIEEPALDSPVMKEEIFGPILPILTYETEADIHNVISRYEKPLAFYVFSENKNFAKKLITSHSFGGGCINDTVVHFSNKRLPFGGVGHSGIGAYHGQLSFDIFSHHKAVVKKANWLDLPMRYAPYKDKLISLKRLLNWL; this is translated from the coding sequence ATGGACTATAAAAACAACATTGCCTACAGGAAAGAAACGTTAAAGAAATTGTTGTACAACATTCAGAAAAGCGAGGATTTGATTGTAAAAGCTTTGTACGATGATTTTAAAAAGCCTGAATTTGAAGCTGTTTTAACCGAAACCAACTATGTAATTTCGGATCTAAAGGATACCATTAAAAACATTAATAAATGGGCAAAACCAAAACGTGTTTTGCCTTCTCTGCTCAATTTTCCTTCTACCGATTATATTTTTAAAGAACCTTATGGAAATGTTTTGGTAATTGCTCCGTGGAATTACCCGTTTCAATTGGCTTTATGTCCTTTAATTTCAGCTGTAGCCGCCGGAAACAGAGTTGTTTTGAAACCTTCAGAACTGACGCCTCATACCTCAGCAGTAATTGCTAAAATTATTGAGAAGACCTTTCATGTCAAACATGTGGAAGTTATTGAAGGCGGTGTTGAAGTTTCTAACAAACTACTGGCACAGCGCTGGGATTATATTTTCTTCACCGGAAGTGTTGCTGTTGGAAAAATTGTAGCCAAAGCTGCTGCCGAAAATTTAACTCCCGTAACTTTAGAACTAGGTGGAAAAAACCCATGTATCATTGACGAAACTGCCAATTTAAAACTGGCCGCAAAACGAATCGTATGGGGAAAATTCATGAATGCCGGACAAACCTGTATTGCACCGGACTATATCCTGGTTCAGAAAAACATGAAAGTCAATTTTATTTCTTTTCTAATAGAAGAAATTCTAAAAGCCTACGGTAAAAAAATAGACAAATCTCCTGATTTTGCCCGCATCATCAATACCAAAAACTGGGTACGCCTAGACAGTATGATCGAACGTGAAAAGGTTATTTTTGGAGGAGAAACAGCTGCTGAAAAAAACTATATCTCCCCTACTTTAATTGAAGAACCCGCTTTGGACAGTCCGGTCATGAAAGAAGAAATATTTGGCCCTATCCTTCCTATTCTGACTTACGAAACAGAAGCTGATATTCACAACGTGATCAGTCGTTATGAAAAACCTCTTGCCTTTTATGTCTTCAGTGAAAATAAAAATTTTGCTAAAAAACTAATTACTTCCCATTCCTTTGGAGGAGGCTGTATCAATGATACTGTGGTTCATTTCTCAAACAAAAGATTACCATTCGGAGGAGTTGGTCATAGTGGTATTGGTGCTTATCATGGTCAATTGAGCTTTGATATTTTTTCGCATCACAAAGCTGTCGTTAAAAAAGCAAACTGGCTCGATTTACCAATGCGTTACGCCCCCTACAAAGACAAACTGATATCCCTAAAACGTTTATTGAACTGGTTGTAA
- a CDS encoding PAS domain S-box protein, whose protein sequence is MVANYSLFNSLIPGVAILGNALKSIITKWYVINSDIIFYNNPKLIMLGLSMIAFLTLLVYQFFRIKTRIGYFIERKPETETVNKEYHLYILFFGIALIVIEIINEIFKIRPKSLLLVNVSIGFSMLLFYFIIGKIEFLRERVQSIFILSFFVYLFYIGYNIIYRTNDIIPIIAFLIFFYFSYSILKPIKLYWFFVGLVFTFLITTVVYQLIPVKSSIILINYCVLIFILNQVKYAVLLNNSDNFRFTNEIVHKGNSLTIATNEKNEVLFCSETITSILGYLPEEVMGAKFWKLTNETDYSENLSTITHEEDKLYIRKLRSKNGEYKYIQWKDKRFSQGLIISIGQDVTEQITVRDQYKNLIQTATDIIFEIDSDGYFTFINDFGFSILGYSENEIISQHYSNFIHENYQRNAVDFYENLELNENNFPTIEIPILKKNGKKLWISQKIIVRKNDLGQTIGFAGIARDITEIRNIENDKRKRLKKIESYNNSINKLSTTDFSQYDNLNTVIDYIIKEAAIVTKTNRVSFWKCHKDLISCKNLFSIDKQHLNDKNILDKQSYPIYFETLKSKAIINAPDVFNKLETSEFQKLYFTKNHIKSMLDVPIFLNGQLVGVVCFESTEEKRNWDNEDINYARTISDVISLAISSQMRLEAEKKLEFKSQLLSALSLCTEKFLMSKSTQEMFQETYNLIGKAAKVDHMYYYEKDFTTNTVSQKYKWSRQGIEHQITKLQRLTKDQLHEIYEAAQNKKIVNTLTRKLDDTFFKQLLIANEIKSILILPLYINDIFTGFIGFDDCTKERKWSEEEIYIFQVLANNISSALERNRNETRILESEEKFKLIANNIPGTVYLSKFDAFSTKIFLNDEILNLTGYSKSEFIENNLSFLSLIHPDDKDEVVNNQIDNLQSGMPLHNVYRIRRKTGEFIWVEEFGDVIKKGDEIEFVGGIYFDITNKKESEDAIKAKQLAEAANKSKSDFLANMSHEIRTPLNGIIGFTHLLMNTGLEEIQEKYMTTINQSAHSLLDIINDILDFSKIEAGKLELFIDLYDIKKVLGQVFDLIVYESNQKNLQLELNVAPDVPKYIWTDIVRIKQILINLLSNAVKFTNEGSIKLNVSVLEKSDNNNCTIRFSVVDTGIGILEKNQKKIFKAFSQEDSSTTRKFGGTGLGLTISNQLLALMESRLQLESKIDKGSNFYFDLNLKTSNQSISEKYNTELQNTGLELNSEDPISDQKNITFLIVEDNKVNMLLLKTIIKNLYSGAYIHECENGYEAVSQFENINPDLVFMDIQMPIMNGYETTRAIRNTIIGKDIPIIAVTAGAEKEERNKCLSAGMNDYISKPIMKGSVEEALVKWLK, encoded by the coding sequence ATGGTAGCGAACTATAGTCTTTTCAATTCGTTGATCCCAGGAGTTGCCATACTTGGTAATGCCCTGAAATCAATTATTACGAAGTGGTATGTCATCAATTCAGATATCATATTTTACAACAACCCTAAGCTTATTATGTTAGGATTGTCGATGATTGCTTTTCTGACCCTTCTCGTATACCAATTCTTCCGGATCAAGACCAGAATTGGCTACTTCATCGAAAGAAAACCGGAAACAGAGACCGTAAACAAAGAGTATCATCTCTATATTTTGTTCTTTGGTATTGCATTAATTGTAATCGAAATCATCAACGAAATTTTTAAAATCAGGCCAAAAAGTCTACTTTTAGTAAATGTAAGCATAGGTTTCTCAATGCTTTTATTTTATTTCATAATTGGCAAAATTGAGTTTTTAAGAGAGCGGGTTCAGTCGATATTTATTCTATCCTTCTTTGTTTATCTCTTTTATATCGGATACAATATCATCTATCGCACCAACGATATTATTCCTATAATTGCTTTTCTAATCTTCTTCTACTTCTCCTACAGCATCTTAAAACCCATAAAATTATACTGGTTCTTTGTCGGATTAGTTTTTACCTTTCTGATTACAACGGTTGTTTATCAATTAATTCCCGTAAAATCATCCATTATCTTAATCAACTACTGCGTTCTGATCTTCATTCTTAACCAGGTTAAATATGCTGTACTGTTAAACAACAGCGATAATTTCCGATTCACTAATGAAATTGTACACAAAGGAAATTCGCTTACCATTGCCACGAACGAAAAAAACGAAGTCTTATTTTGCAGCGAAACCATCACTTCTATTCTGGGATATTTACCGGAAGAAGTTATGGGAGCTAAATTTTGGAAGTTAACAAATGAGACCGATTATTCTGAAAACCTCAGCACTATAACTCATGAAGAAGACAAGCTCTACATCAGGAAATTAAGAAGCAAAAACGGGGAATACAAATACATACAGTGGAAAGACAAAAGATTTTCCCAAGGTTTAATTATTAGTATCGGTCAGGATGTTACAGAACAAATTACCGTACGCGATCAATACAAAAACCTGATTCAAACCGCTACAGATATCATTTTTGAAATTGATTCTGATGGCTATTTTACTTTTATCAATGACTTTGGATTTTCGATATTAGGATATTCTGAGAACGAAATTATCTCGCAGCATTATTCTAATTTCATTCATGAAAACTATCAGCGTAATGCCGTAGATTTCTATGAAAATTTGGAATTGAATGAAAATAATTTCCCCACCATTGAGATTCCTATTCTGAAGAAGAATGGGAAAAAACTTTGGATTTCGCAAAAAATTATTGTTCGAAAAAATGACCTTGGGCAAACAATTGGTTTTGCCGGAATAGCCCGCGATATTACCGAAATTAGAAATATTGAGAACGACAAAAGAAAACGTCTGAAAAAAATCGAGTCGTATAACAATTCGATTAATAAACTCTCGACTACCGATTTTAGTCAATACGACAATTTAAATACGGTTATCGATTATATCATAAAAGAAGCAGCAATTGTAACCAAAACCAATCGGGTGAGCTTCTGGAAATGTCATAAAGACTTAATCAGCTGCAAGAATCTTTTCAGCATTGACAAACAGCATCTTAATGACAAAAATATATTGGACAAACAATCTTATCCAATTTATTTTGAAACACTTAAAAGCAAAGCAATCATCAATGCTCCGGATGTTTTCAATAAGCTCGAGACATCCGAATTTCAAAAATTATACTTTACCAAAAACCACATCAAATCGATGCTGGATGTACCTATATTTTTAAACGGACAGCTTGTAGGAGTGGTTTGTTTTGAAAGTACCGAAGAAAAAAGAAACTGGGACAATGAGGATATCAATTACGCCCGTACCATTTCGGATGTAATCTCATTGGCCATCTCCTCACAAATGCGTTTGGAAGCCGAAAAAAAATTAGAATTCAAAAGTCAGCTATTGTCAGCACTTTCCCTATGTACCGAGAAATTTCTGATGAGTAAATCTACTCAGGAAATGTTTCAGGAGACCTACAATTTAATTGGAAAAGCTGCCAAAGTAGATCATATGTACTACTACGAAAAAGATTTCACAACAAATACTGTAAGTCAGAAATACAAATGGTCCAGACAAGGTATTGAGCATCAGATCACAAAATTACAACGATTAACAAAAGACCAGTTACACGAAATTTACGAAGCTGCTCAGAACAAAAAAATCGTCAATACGCTTACCCGTAAACTAGACGATACTTTTTTCAAACAGCTGCTGATTGCCAATGAAATCAAATCGATTCTGATATTACCGCTGTACATCAACGATATTTTTACAGGATTCATAGGCTTTGACGATTGTACCAAAGAACGAAAATGGTCTGAAGAAGAAATTTATATCTTTCAGGTCCTGGCCAATAACATCTCATCGGCACTGGAAAGAAACCGAAACGAAACCAGGATTCTCGAAAGTGAGGAAAAATTCAAATTAATTGCCAACAATATTCCCGGCACGGTATACTTGTCAAAATTTGATGCTTTCTCTACCAAAATATTCCTCAATGATGAAATTTTAAACCTTACCGGTTATTCCAAATCAGAGTTTATTGAAAACAATTTATCGTTTCTATCTCTTATTCACCCTGATGACAAAGATGAAGTGGTCAACAACCAAATTGACAATCTACAGAGCGGAATGCCGTTGCACAACGTCTATCGCATACGGCGGAAAACAGGTGAATTTATTTGGGTAGAGGAATTTGGAGACGTGATTAAAAAAGGGGATGAAATTGAATTTGTGGGTGGAATTTATTTCGACATTACCAACAAAAAAGAAAGCGAAGATGCTATAAAAGCCAAGCAGCTGGCCGAAGCAGCCAATAAATCCAAGTCTGATTTTCTGGCCAATATGTCGCATGAAATCAGGACTCCTTTGAATGGTATCATTGGTTTCACTCATTTACTGATGAATACCGGCCTTGAAGAAATTCAGGAAAAATACATGACCACGATCAACCAGTCAGCACATTCGCTGTTGGATATCATAAACGATATTCTTGATTTCTCGAAAATCGAAGCAGGAAAACTGGAACTTTTTATCGATTTATACGACATTAAAAAAGTACTCGGACAGGTTTTTGATCTAATCGTATACGAATCCAATCAAAAAAATCTGCAGTTAGAATTGAATGTTGCTCCCGATGTGCCCAAATACATCTGGACCGATATTGTGCGAATCAAACAAATCTTAATCAATCTGCTTTCAAACGCAGTTAAGTTTACCAACGAAGGTTCTATCAAACTCAATGTTTCTGTTTTAGAAAAAAGCGACAACAACAATTGCACTATCCGATTCTCAGTAGTGGATACCGGAATTGGAATTCTCGAAAAAAATCAGAAGAAAATCTTCAAAGCCTTTTCTCAGGAAGACAGCTCTACGACGAGAAAATTTGGAGGTACGGGATTAGGACTGACTATTTCAAATCAATTACTCGCTTTAATGGAAAGCCGTTTACAGCTGGAAAGTAAAATCGACAAAGGAAGTAATTTTTATTTTGACCTGAACTTAAAAACAAGCAATCAAAGCATTAGCGAGAAATACAATACCGAACTTCAAAATACCGGTCTCGAACTAAATTCTGAAGACCCGATTTCAGATCAAAAAAATATTACTTTTCTGATTGTGGAAGACAATAAGGTTAACATGCTGCTTTTAAAAACCATCATCAAAAATCTGTACAGCGGCGCCTACATACACGAATGCGAAAATGGCTACGAAGCCGTAAGTCAATTTGAAAACATCAATCCTGATTTGGTTTTTATGGATATTCAGATGCCTATTATGAACGGTTACGAAACTACAAGAGCCATCAGAAATACCATTATAGGAAAAGACATCCCAATCATTGCCGTAACAGCCGGTGCTGAAAAAGAGGAACGCAACAAATGTCTTTCTGCAGGAATGAATGACTACATCTCTAAACCCATCATGAAAGGCAGTGTCGAAGAAGCTTTGGTAAAATGGCTAAAATAA
- a CDS encoding neutral zinc metallopeptidase produces MKWKGTRESDNVEDRRSISGGKVAIGGGVIGIIILLLNVFGGETGQTVGNVLEQMQGGQQATETAAPLSKEDEEMGHFVRSVLAKTEDTWEKKFAAEGLTYEKPKLVLFRGSVNTACGGASSASGPFYCPGDQKVYMDLGFFEELKTKFGAQGGDFAIAYVIAHEIGHHIQTLLGTSAKMREAQEGKSEAEANKLSVALELQADFYAGVWAHDNQQYIEAGDIEEALSAANAVGDDAIQSKMQGQVVPDSFTHGTSAQRMFWFKKGFQTGDIKQGNTFDEIR; encoded by the coding sequence ATGAAATGGAAAGGAACAAGAGAAAGCGACAACGTTGAAGACCGAAGATCAATCTCTGGCGGTAAAGTTGCCATTGGCGGTGGCGTTATTGGTATTATCATTTTATTATTGAATGTTTTTGGCGGAGAAACCGGCCAAACGGTAGGTAATGTATTGGAGCAAATGCAAGGCGGACAACAAGCCACTGAGACTGCTGCCCCATTGAGTAAAGAAGATGAAGAAATGGGACATTTCGTAAGATCTGTTTTAGCTAAAACCGAAGACACCTGGGAGAAAAAATTCGCAGCAGAAGGACTTACCTATGAAAAACCAAAATTAGTACTTTTCAGAGGATCCGTAAACACAGCCTGTGGAGGTGCATCATCAGCGTCAGGACCATTTTATTGCCCGGGAGACCAAAAGGTATATATGGATTTAGGCTTCTTTGAAGAACTAAAAACTAAATTTGGTGCCCAAGGTGGGGATTTTGCTATTGCGTACGTTATAGCGCACGAAATAGGCCATCATATACAAACACTGTTGGGGACCTCGGCAAAAATGCGAGAAGCACAGGAAGGAAAAAGTGAAGCCGAAGCGAATAAGCTATCTGTAGCACTGGAACTACAAGCAGACTTTTATGCCGGTGTATGGGCTCATGACAACCAACAATATATAGAAGCTGGCGATATTGAAGAGGCCCTGAGTGCTGCCAATGCCGTTGGTGACGATGCCATCCAAAGTAAAATGCAGGGACAGGTAGTTCCGGATTCCTTTACTCATGGTACATCCGCACAAAGAATGTTCTGGTTCAAAAAAGGTTTCCAAACCGGAGACATTAAACAAGGGAATACCTTTGATGAAATAAGATAG
- the bshB1 gene encoding bacillithiol biosynthesis deacetylase BshB1, whose translation MKLDILAFGAHPDDVELGCAGTILKEVSLGKKVGIVDLTRGELGTRGTAEIRDEEAKEAAKILGVLVRENLGMRDGFFTNDEKHQLEVIKMLRKYKPEIVLCNAIDDRHIDHGKGSKLVSDACFLSGLVKIETSIDGEPQEAWRPKVVYHYIQWKNIQPDFVVDITGFEKKKVEAVSAYKTQFYDPNSKEPATPITSKNFFESLNYRAQDLGRLVGKDFAEGFTVERCLAVNSLENLL comes from the coding sequence ATGAAATTAGACATATTAGCATTTGGTGCACATCCTGATGATGTGGAATTGGGTTGTGCAGGAACAATTTTAAAGGAAGTATCACTGGGTAAAAAAGTGGGTATTGTCGATTTGACGCGCGGAGAATTAGGAACGCGTGGTACGGCGGAAATCAGAGATGAAGAAGCAAAAGAAGCAGCAAAGATATTAGGAGTTCTGGTTCGTGAAAATCTTGGCATGCGTGATGGTTTTTTTACGAATGATGAAAAACATCAGCTGGAGGTCATCAAAATGCTTCGAAAGTACAAACCGGAGATTGTATTGTGTAATGCAATTGACGATCGTCATATTGATCATGGGAAAGGAAGTAAATTAGTTTCGGATGCCTGCTTTTTGTCCGGACTGGTAAAGATCGAAACCTCAATAGACGGAGAGCCCCAGGAAGCCTGGCGACCAAAGGTAGTATATCATTATATTCAATGGAAAAACATCCAGCCAGATTTCGTTGTGGATATCACAGGTTTTGAAAAGAAAAAGGTTGAAGCGGTTTCAGCATATAAAACTCAGTTTTATGATCCGAATTCAAAAGAACCTGCTACGCCAATTACGAGTAAAAACTTCTTTGAAAGCTTAAATTATCGTGCGCAGGACTTAGGAAGACTTGTTGGGAAAGATTTTGCCGAAGGTTTTACTGTTGAAAGGTGTTTGGCAGTCAATAGCTTAGAAAATTTATTGTAA
- a CDS encoding chorismate-binding protein: MDDFFSKIRVQYEKGLPFVMYSKPNSTTIFALLQQNDTLYKISDYKEKGFVFASFDEKQLILIPENESEILATEQEEIAFETAEIEDSINDNEARLHYEALVLKGIQAIKNDEFKKVVLSRSEKVTLSEFDFVSTFQHLIQLYPTTFSYVFFHPKIGLWMGATPERLLKANGNVFETVALAGTQKATLETDILWQQKEKDEQQYVTDFIVKRLREVASAVNVTEPYSVKAGSIWHIKTDISGVLNDNSTLEEVIDTLHPTPAVCGLPKKKAKAFIIENENYDRTFYTGFLGELNSSFANDEISSDFYVNLRSMRIQDNTAILYMGCGITKESVPEKEWEESVNKSMTMKRVLRVMSYEL; encoded by the coding sequence ATGGATGATTTTTTTTCTAAAATTAGAGTGCAGTACGAAAAGGGTTTGCCTTTTGTAATGTATTCTAAACCAAATTCTACTACTATTTTTGCACTTTTACAGCAAAATGATACGTTATATAAAATCTCCGATTATAAAGAGAAGGGTTTTGTTTTTGCTTCTTTTGATGAAAAACAACTGATATTGATTCCGGAGAATGAATCTGAAATTTTAGCCACAGAGCAGGAAGAAATTGCTTTTGAAACCGCTGAAATTGAAGATTCGATTAATGATAATGAAGCCAGATTACACTATGAAGCATTGGTTTTAAAAGGAATTCAGGCGATTAAGAATGACGAATTCAAAAAAGTAGTATTGTCCAGAAGCGAAAAAGTAACTTTAAGCGAGTTTGATTTTGTATCTACTTTTCAGCACCTGATTCAATTGTATCCTACGACTTTTTCATATGTTTTTTTTCATCCAAAAATTGGTTTGTGGATGGGAGCTACACCGGAACGATTGCTGAAAGCCAATGGAAATGTTTTTGAAACTGTGGCTTTGGCCGGAACACAAAAAGCAACCCTGGAAACGGATATTTTGTGGCAGCAAAAGGAAAAAGACGAGCAGCAATATGTAACAGATTTTATTGTAAAAAGATTACGTGAAGTAGCTTCTGCTGTTAATGTCACAGAACCTTATAGTGTGAAAGCAGGATCGATCTGGCACATCAAAACGGATATTTCAGGAGTATTGAATGATAATTCGACGCTTGAAGAAGTTATCGATACACTGCACCCAACACCTGCTGTTTGCGGTCTGCCAAAGAAAAAAGCAAAAGCCTTTATTATTGAAAATGAAAATTACGACAGAACTTTTTACACGGGATTTCTGGGTGAGTTAAACAGCAGTTTTGCTAACGATGAGATCAGCTCTGATTTCTATGTAAATTTACGCAGCATGCGAATTCAGGACAATACGGCAATTTTGTACATGGGCTGTGGTATCACAAAAGAAAGTGTTCCGGAAAAGGAATGGGAGGAAAGCGTGAACAAGTCGATGACAATGAAAAGAGTGTTGAGAGTTATGAGTTATGAGTTATGA
- a CDS encoding PaaI family thioesterase, whose protein sequence is MNYTKEQILARCNEFSKNTLMETLKIEYIDAGPDFLTAKMPVNPSVHQPMGLLHGGASVALAESVGSAASFFFIDMKEQEVRGIEISANHLKSIREGWVFGTARIIHKGRSIHLWEIKITDEEGNLISLCKLTNMVLEKKKTV, encoded by the coding sequence ATGAATTATACAAAAGAGCAGATTTTAGCGCGCTGCAATGAGTTTTCGAAAAACACGTTAATGGAAACGCTAAAAATCGAATATATCGATGCAGGGCCTGATTTTTTAACTGCAAAAATGCCTGTAAATCCTTCTGTTCATCAGCCCATGGGCTTGTTACACGGCGGAGCTTCAGTAGCTCTTGCAGAAAGTGTAGGCAGTGCAGCCTCCTTCTTTTTTATCGATATGAAGGAACAGGAAGTACGCGGAATCGAAATTTCAGCAAATCATTTGAAAAGTATTCGGGAAGGCTGGGTTTTTGGAACAGCAAGAATCATTCACAAAGGAAGAAGTATCCACTTGTGGGAAATTAAGATTACTGATGAAGAAGGAAATCTGATTTCACTTTGCAAACTGACTAATATGGTTTTGGAAAAAAAGAAAACAGTATAG